A genomic segment from Sorangium aterium encodes:
- a CDS encoding PEGA domain-containing protein produces the protein MTRLRLRSVLVRCCLLGALLGATAPSRAAPPPGGSPPAAAALRQQARIAFFGRRWADAEARFEAALAAPDAAGMTEVQQAEVLGYLGLSELEQGKHREAAEHLGESLDHDAVLKEPLVRRFKSGFNKALEHVGRIYVAAAPPDAEVLLDGEPMGTGATVLELFVDPGMHTLLARLSGYEELSQRVEIAAGATVGATLTLSRVAPPPPPAPEPSAKKSAPVGPAAPPAPGPWASWPGALRIAGIAVTTAAVSSGAVFMLRASALDGDIDERIEGLSRDPAWTSDACSKAQQPSACPELHRLRVQRDRSGVLGAALVATGAVVGAATVASFVPHISFDRSKPGTTALRVLPVTTAHQIGVVALGAW, from the coding sequence ATGACGCGCTTGCGCTTGCGGTCGGTCCTGGTGCGGTGCTGCCTTCTCGGTGCGTTGCTCGGCGCCACGGCGCCCTCGCGCGCGGCGCCCCCGCCCGGGGGCTCGCCGCCGGCGGCCGCGGCGCTGCGCCAGCAGGCGCGGATCGCCTTCTTCGGGCGGCGGTGGGCGGACGCCGAGGCGCGCTTCGAGGCCGCCCTGGCGGCGCCCGACGCCGCCGGGATGACCGAGGTGCAGCAGGCCGAGGTCCTCGGGTATCTCGGGCTCTCCGAGCTGGAGCAGGGCAAGCACCGCGAGGCCGCCGAGCACCTGGGGGAGAGCCTCGATCACGACGCCGTCCTGAAAGAGCCGCTCGTCCGCCGGTTCAAGAGCGGGTTCAACAAGGCGCTGGAGCACGTCGGAAGGATCTACGTGGCTGCTGCCCCGCCCGACGCCGAGGTCCTCCTGGACGGGGAGCCGATGGGCACAGGGGCCACGGTCCTCGAGCTGTTCGTCGATCCGGGGATGCACACGCTGCTGGCCCGCTTGTCGGGGTACGAGGAGCTCTCGCAGCGGGTCGAGATCGCCGCTGGGGCGACGGTCGGCGCGACGCTGACGCTCTCGCGCGTGGCCCCGCCGCCCCCGCCCGCCCCCGAGCCGAGCGCGAAGAAGAGCGCACCGGTCGGGCCGGCCGCGCCCCCGGCGCCGGGGCCCTGGGCGTCGTGGCCGGGGGCGCTGCGGATCGCGGGGATCGCCGTCACGACGGCCGCCGTCTCGTCGGGGGCCGTCTTCATGCTGCGGGCGAGCGCGCTCGACGGGGACATCGACGAGCGGATCGAAGGCCTCAGCCGCGATCCAGCGTGGACCTCGGACGCGTGCTCCAAGGCGCAGCAGCCCTCCGCGTGCCCCGAGCTCCACCGCTTGCGCGTGCAGCGCGACAGGTCCGGCGTCCTCGGGGCCGCGCTCGTCGCGACGGGGGCAGTCGTCGGCGCAGCCACCGTGGCGTCCTTCGTCCCCCACATCTCATTCGACCGATCGAAGCCGGGGACGACCGCGCTCCGTGTCTTGCCAGTGACGACGGCGCACCAGATCGGCGTTGTGGCGCTCGGAGCGTGGTGA
- a CDS encoding tryptophan 2,3-dioxygenase family protein, producing the protein MTNDMNYWDYIHVEELLALQGGFDDDEQKVGNDEALFIVVHQIYELWFKLILRELTSARELFRQNPVPDQKLASAARSFRRVVAIFEQAIEHFRVMETLTTRDYLDFRDRLIPASGFQSAQLREIELVLGLDDALRIPLGREGSYKEALKTADGAPSAATRRVEARLASGPSLKHTLYEWLSRTPIDGSSEPEGVLSFLRSYTRSMREENERRVQMAIDKALTPPDVERLRARYEAESAAAEAFLLAEDDPAADEATREKRRAIRAAIVFIESYRELPRLAWPREVLDRILEMEQAMLIWRQRHARMVERVIGRRTGTGGSAGVDYLDQTALRYRVFGDLWTVRSLLLRKPSVPVLEHASDYGFRVEDSP; encoded by the coding sequence ATCACCAACGACATGAATTACTGGGATTACATCCACGTCGAGGAGCTGCTCGCCCTCCAGGGTGGATTCGACGACGACGAGCAGAAGGTCGGCAACGACGAGGCCCTGTTCATCGTCGTCCACCAGATCTACGAGCTCTGGTTCAAGCTCATCCTCCGGGAGCTCACCTCGGCGCGCGAGCTCTTCCGCCAGAACCCGGTGCCCGATCAGAAGCTCGCCTCCGCGGCGCGCTCGTTCCGGCGGGTCGTCGCCATCTTCGAGCAGGCGATCGAGCACTTCCGGGTCATGGAGACGCTCACGACCCGCGATTACCTCGATTTCCGCGATCGCCTCATCCCGGCGAGCGGCTTCCAGTCGGCGCAGCTGCGCGAGATCGAGCTCGTGCTGGGCCTCGACGACGCGCTCCGGATCCCGCTCGGCCGGGAGGGGAGCTACAAGGAGGCGCTCAAGACCGCGGACGGCGCGCCCTCGGCGGCCACGCGCCGCGTGGAGGCGCGGCTCGCGAGCGGGCCGAGCCTCAAGCACACCCTGTACGAGTGGCTCTCGCGGACGCCGATCGACGGATCGAGCGAGCCGGAGGGCGTCCTGAGCTTCCTGCGCAGCTACACGCGCTCGATGCGCGAGGAGAACGAGCGCCGCGTCCAGATGGCGATCGACAAGGCGCTCACCCCGCCGGACGTCGAGCGGCTCCGCGCGCGCTACGAGGCGGAGAGCGCGGCCGCCGAGGCGTTCCTGCTCGCCGAGGACGATCCGGCGGCCGACGAGGCCACGCGCGAGAAGCGCCGGGCGATCCGCGCGGCGATCGTCTTCATCGAGAGCTACCGCGAGCTGCCCCGGCTCGCGTGGCCGCGCGAGGTGCTCGACCGCATCCTGGAGATGGAGCAGGCCATGCTCATCTGGCGGCAGCGCCACGCGCGGATGGTCGAGCGGGTGATCGGCCGGCGCACCGGCACGGGCGGCTCCGCGGGCGTCGATTACCTCGACCAGACCGCGCTGCGCTACCGCGTCTTCGGCGATCTCTGGACGGTGCGCTCCCTGCTCTTGCGTAAGCCGAGCGTCCCTGTGCTCGAGCACGCATCGGATTACGGATTCCGTGTCGAGGACTCTCCGTGA
- a CDS encoding recombinase family protein, with amino-acid sequence MTTMAGPSASIEARPTKLSSRHLDRLAIVYVRQSSVYQVQHNQESTRLQYSLEAMARGLGWIAERILVLDDDLATSGASAAGRQDFQRLLAEVALDHVGIILGVEMSRLARSNKDWHQLLELCARFGTLIADLDGLYDPSHYNDRLLLGLKGTMSEAELHILRQRLLQGKLQKARRGELTKPVPSGYLLQSSGEVVLDPDESVRAVVRFIFEQFERLGNVRAVLRATVEQGLQIGVRRRIGADRGGLEWHRPHHGMVANMLRNPIYAGAYVYGRRKTDPRRQQPGRRATGRTSLVEPADWQACVRDRFPAYISWEQFERNQRRLRANRAKAASGAARHGSALLQGLVRCGSCGLGMTVQYSSYKRNGRLYPRYVCDQEASHHGGQVCTSISGPCVDRTVVALALSALTPAALEISLRVRVDLEKQRAQQEALWQQRLERARYEAERAARQYNSVEPENRLVARTLERAWEDALRAECQLREEYEWHARETPQRLTAEDLAAIRALAEDLPALWNAPTTTVVDRKTVLRLLVDHVVATAKTDTAWTDLIVHWVGGYQTHQRLRRPVHTLAKMGDKEALMATIHDMRRQGFTTERIAERLNAGGWLTPTQRNQFNGRLVRAMLSRHGSVPRGPKPPPEDAWWLADLARELKMPVVTLSGWLRRGWVRARRIDGKWAVIADELELQRLHQLRREHPTSPSRKSSKKM; translated from the coding sequence ATGACAACCATGGCGGGGCCCAGCGCGAGCATCGAGGCGCGCCCGACAAAGCTCAGCAGCCGCCACCTCGACCGGCTCGCAATCGTCTACGTACGCCAGTCATCGGTGTACCAGGTCCAGCACAACCAGGAGTCGACACGACTGCAATACAGCCTCGAAGCGATGGCGCGCGGGCTCGGTTGGATAGCGGAGCGGATCCTGGTCCTCGACGACGACCTTGCAACGTCGGGGGCTTCAGCGGCGGGGCGCCAGGATTTCCAGAGGCTGTTAGCCGAGGTCGCACTGGATCATGTTGGGATCATCCTGGGCGTGGAGATGTCGCGGCTCGCACGCTCGAACAAGGACTGGCACCAGTTGCTCGAGCTATGCGCTCGCTTCGGCACCCTAATCGCAGATTTGGACGGCCTGTATGATCCGTCGCACTACAACGATCGTCTGCTGTTGGGACTGAAGGGGACGATGTCCGAGGCCGAGTTACACATCTTGCGTCAACGACTGCTCCAGGGCAAGCTGCAGAAGGCGCGCCGTGGAGAGCTCACCAAGCCCGTCCCCTCGGGCTACCTGTTGCAATCCTCCGGTGAGGTAGTCCTCGATCCCGATGAGTCAGTGCGGGCGGTCGTGCGCTTCATCTTCGAGCAGTTCGAGCGCCTCGGTAACGTACGCGCCGTGCTCCGCGCGACCGTCGAGCAGGGGCTCCAGATCGGCGTGCGTCGTCGCATCGGGGCGGACCGCGGTGGCCTTGAATGGCACCGTCCTCATCATGGCATGGTGGCCAATATGCTTCGCAACCCCATCTATGCGGGGGCATATGTGTATGGCCGGCGCAAGACGGACCCACGTCGGCAGCAGCCAGGTCGGCGCGCAACGGGGCGCACGTCGCTTGTCGAGCCCGCGGACTGGCAGGCCTGCGTTCGTGATCGCTTTCCGGCCTATATCAGCTGGGAGCAATTCGAACGAAACCAGCGTCGCCTGAGGGCCAACCGAGCGAAGGCGGCCTCGGGGGCCGCGCGGCATGGTAGTGCCTTATTGCAGGGGCTCGTCAGGTGCGGAAGCTGCGGCCTAGGGATGACGGTGCAGTACTCCTCATACAAGAGAAACGGACGTCTCTACCCGCGCTACGTCTGCGACCAGGAAGCGAGCCATCATGGCGGTCAGGTCTGTACCAGCATCTCAGGCCCCTGCGTAGATAGGACAGTCGTGGCGTTGGCGCTTTCGGCGTTGACGCCGGCCGCGCTGGAGATCAGCTTGCGGGTCCGCGTCGATCTGGAGAAGCAGCGCGCGCAGCAGGAAGCCCTTTGGCAGCAGCGCCTCGAACGTGCACGCTACGAAGCAGAGCGTGCTGCACGTCAGTATAACAGCGTAGAGCCCGAGAACCGGCTCGTAGCACGCACGCTTGAGCGTGCCTGGGAGGATGCGCTCCGCGCCGAATGCCAGCTGCGCGAGGAGTACGAGTGGCACGCCCGGGAGACGCCGCAACGCCTGACGGCGGAGGACCTCGCCGCGATCCGCGCCCTTGCAGAGGACCTACCCGCTCTCTGGAATGCGCCTACTACGACGGTCGTGGATCGCAAGACTGTGTTGAGGCTACTTGTCGACCATGTAGTCGCCACGGCGAAAACCGATACGGCATGGACGGACCTCATCGTGCATTGGGTCGGTGGCTACCAGACGCACCAGCGCCTCCGCCGCCCTGTTCACACCCTGGCCAAGATGGGCGACAAGGAAGCGCTCATGGCGACGATCCACGACATGCGGCGCCAGGGATTCACGACAGAACGGATCGCCGAGCGACTCAACGCCGGCGGCTGGCTCACCCCGACGCAGCGAAACCAGTTCAACGGTCGATTGGTCCGGGCGATGCTGTCTCGCCACGGCTCCGTCCCGCGGGGGCCCAAACCGCCGCCAGAGGACGCCTGGTGGCTTGCGGACCTGGCGCGCGAGCTGAAGATGCCCGTCGTCACCCTGAGTGGGTGGCTCCGCCGTGGCTGGGTGCGAGCTCGCCGCATCGACGGGAAGTGGGCGGTGATCGCCGACGAGTTGGAGCTGCAGCGGCTCCATCAGCTCCGCCGCGAGCACCCCACATCGCCGAGCAGGAAGTCCTCGAAGAAAATGTGA
- a CDS encoding IS481 family transposase — MPWKETCSVDERLRFIAQVNESDETFAELCRRFGISRKTGYKWVERYEQAGPSGLEERRPVARSFPHATPAALIDALIALRKERPTWGPKKLRARLESLGVEGLPATSTIGELLKKHGLIRPRRRRVVTPTTAMPSPLAPAEQPNDTWCADFKGHFALGDRTRCHPLTLTDQASRYLFKCEGVAKPDEASVRPHFERAFREFGLPHRIRSDNGPPFATIGIGGLSALSVSWIKLGIHPERIEPGKPQQNGRHERMHKTLKAEATSPPEANLAAQQRVFDRFRHEYNDQRPHEALGQRTPASRYTPSRRSMPSKPSSPEYPDTMAIRRLDDQGRMLFGGAQTTVSSLLAGEPVGLIPSADDVWELYYGPVLLAQVTLKNKELKLARAR; from the coding sequence GTGCCCTGGAAAGAGACATGTTCAGTGGACGAGAGGCTTCGATTCATCGCGCAGGTCAACGAGTCGGACGAGACGTTCGCGGAGCTGTGCCGGCGGTTCGGCATCAGCCGGAAGACGGGGTACAAGTGGGTGGAGCGCTACGAGCAGGCCGGACCGAGCGGGCTGGAGGAGCGGCGGCCCGTGGCGCGCTCGTTCCCGCATGCGACGCCAGCGGCGCTCATCGACGCGCTGATCGCGCTGCGGAAGGAGCGCCCCACGTGGGGGCCGAAGAAGCTGCGTGCGCGGCTGGAGAGCCTGGGCGTCGAGGGGCTGCCAGCAACGAGCACCATCGGCGAGTTGCTCAAGAAGCACGGGCTGATCCGGCCCCGTCGGCGCCGCGTAGTGACGCCGACGACCGCGATGCCGTCGCCGCTGGCTCCAGCCGAGCAGCCGAATGACACGTGGTGCGCCGATTTCAAAGGGCACTTCGCGCTCGGCGACAGGACGCGCTGCCACCCGCTGACGTTGACGGACCAGGCGTCGCGGTACCTGTTCAAGTGCGAGGGCGTGGCGAAGCCGGACGAGGCCTCGGTGCGGCCGCACTTCGAGCGCGCGTTCCGCGAGTTCGGGCTGCCGCACCGCATCCGCTCCGATAACGGGCCGCCGTTCGCCACGATTGGCATCGGTGGGCTCTCGGCGCTCTCGGTCAGCTGGATCAAGCTCGGCATTCATCCCGAGCGGATCGAGCCCGGTAAGCCGCAGCAGAACGGCCGCCACGAGCGAATGCACAAGACGTTGAAGGCGGAGGCGACATCGCCGCCAGAAGCCAACTTGGCAGCGCAGCAGCGCGTCTTCGATCGGTTTCGGCACGAGTACAATGATCAGCGTCCGCACGAGGCGCTCGGCCAGAGGACGCCGGCTTCGCGCTACACGCCCTCGCGCCGCTCGATGCCGAGCAAGCCCTCGTCGCCGGAGTACCCGGACACGATGGCCATTCGACGCCTGGACGACCAAGGACGGATGCTGTTCGGGGGCGCGCAGACCACCGTCTCCTCACTGCTCGCCGGCGAGCCCGTGGGGCTGATTCCGAGCGCCGATGACGTCTGGGAGCTGTACTACGGCCCGGTTCTGCTCGCGCAGGTCACCCTGAAGAACAAGGAGCTGAAGCTGGCCAGGGCGCGGTGA
- a CDS encoding ATPase, translated as MATKAPSTASARTKNAQSSRASSDAGGARRASGGAPEFTLSAEREAELLREAESLGDNASLFPGKLARRVIWSSRIQLAAERDAADLVRTPFAEGEPPLTPEEIGGLREKIELLRVVQSRWQAAQQRQERAAAAFVKPAAEAVQIKQSLLRFFDLRFKKSPEGQKRLMAIRAGSGDADLVQDASDLLLLCAEHAEAVHKAPRGEGAAADRLRELSPLLARMLADKKLSLETVRSRKLRDAAYTLVVNAERRLRAAAEYWYAGTDKMKDYAPFPASRGAYGGGEEEGEEGGESEEAEPEDGESEEAEPGDGEAGDDGESP; from the coding sequence ATGGCAACGAAGGCACCCTCCACCGCTTCAGCCAGGACCAAGAACGCCCAGAGCTCGCGCGCTTCGAGCGACGCCGGAGGCGCGCGCCGAGCGTCGGGCGGTGCGCCCGAGTTCACGCTGAGCGCCGAGCGAGAGGCCGAGCTGCTCCGAGAGGCCGAGTCGCTCGGCGATAACGCCTCCCTTTTTCCAGGCAAGCTCGCTCGGCGCGTCATCTGGTCGAGCCGCATTCAGCTCGCCGCCGAGCGCGACGCGGCGGATCTCGTGCGCACGCCGTTCGCCGAGGGCGAGCCCCCGCTCACGCCCGAGGAGATCGGCGGGCTTCGTGAGAAGATCGAGCTCCTGCGCGTCGTGCAATCGCGCTGGCAAGCGGCGCAGCAGCGCCAGGAGCGGGCCGCCGCGGCCTTCGTGAAGCCGGCCGCCGAGGCCGTTCAGATTAAGCAATCGCTCCTCCGCTTCTTCGATCTCCGCTTCAAGAAGAGCCCCGAAGGGCAAAAGCGGCTCATGGCGATCCGGGCGGGCAGCGGCGACGCGGATCTGGTCCAGGACGCCTCCGATCTCCTCTTGCTTTGCGCCGAGCACGCGGAGGCCGTTCACAAGGCGCCTCGCGGCGAGGGCGCCGCGGCGGACCGCCTCCGCGAGCTCTCGCCGCTGCTCGCGCGCATGCTCGCCGACAAGAAGCTCTCTCTCGAGACGGTGCGCTCGCGCAAGCTCCGCGACGCCGCGTACACACTCGTCGTGAACGCCGAGCGGAGGCTGCGCGCCGCCGCGGAGTACTGGTACGCGGGCACCGACAAGATGAAGGACTATGCGCCGTTCCCCGCCTCCCGCGGCGCCTATGGCGGAGGAGAAGAGGAGGGGGAGGAGGGCGGCGAGTCGGAGGAGGCCGAGCCGGAAGATGGCGAGTCGGAGGAGGCCGAGCCGGGAGACGGCGAGGCGGGCGATGACGGGGAATCGCCCTGA
- a CDS encoding DCC1-like thiol-disulfide oxidoreductase family protein: MKSLRDHFLRLDARSLGLFRITFGLVLIADLFGRWRWVRDFYSNEGVLPNHNHLFNLRGKQQVFSLFHAISTEGEAHFAFSLALVVYALFLIGHRTRVFHVLSVLVLVSLTSRNILLENAGNYAAIAILALTAFLPCGSRFSLDSLRASLALRDEKRDTELNDRSRVSEAEIAAGRLPGWSPTSLAALAVLLQLALIYLCTALQQRGAAWRDGTAFYYALHAERLASDAGIWLRDALPLGTLRGLTFGTWAMQLAIPALLFVPALFRWTRGAAAALMVLHGLILGVFFDLGLFGWALAAAAPMVLPGELWDAYERSWSEGRARTLVYDADCGVCLLLARLVKRLDLREHLTFQGNVALDELYVRNQTGATERVPMPKEVTPELVDRTALAIDRKGRVYTRGGAVTEGLLALPLGWLAWPLKLPGVSHLLNALYDVVAARRHRISELLGRHACGIPLPDEGEADGGDAGPAPDGPAPAPAPAVRTARLALGSLREAAVLVVLAAVLAQTAKENPLPGAAAVPQGAVLAGVASWPRMLARWNVMAPEPPRDNAMMVIDGQTRASEPIDPLTGEEPRLQPAGNPGARLGQLWSDYLDRIRQPEWSDYQRAFRDYLAKGGPKTSGTGREASLSGFDAYWVSAPIPAPGEPAPTSFERDKLFSHSRGGTGKLGEGGLPFAPSLRRHGKPN; encoded by the coding sequence GTGAAATCACTTCGCGATCACTTCTTGCGTCTTGACGCCCGTTCGCTCGGGTTGTTTCGCATCACCTTCGGGCTGGTCCTTATCGCCGACCTCTTCGGGCGGTGGCGATGGGTGCGGGACTTCTACTCGAACGAGGGCGTCCTCCCGAACCACAACCACCTCTTCAACCTCCGGGGCAAACAGCAGGTCTTCAGCCTGTTCCACGCCATCTCGACGGAGGGAGAGGCCCACTTCGCCTTCTCGCTGGCGCTCGTCGTCTACGCCCTGTTCCTCATCGGCCACCGGACGCGCGTCTTTCACGTGCTCTCCGTGCTCGTGCTGGTGAGCCTGACGTCGAGGAACATCCTGCTCGAGAACGCCGGCAACTACGCGGCGATCGCGATCCTCGCGCTCACGGCGTTCCTGCCGTGCGGGAGCCGCTTCTCGCTCGACAGCCTCCGCGCCTCGCTCGCGTTGCGGGACGAGAAGCGCGACACCGAGCTGAACGACAGGTCGAGGGTCTCGGAGGCCGAGATCGCGGCCGGGCGCCTGCCCGGGTGGTCGCCGACGTCGCTCGCCGCGCTGGCCGTGCTGCTGCAGCTCGCCCTGATCTACCTCTGTACGGCGCTCCAGCAGCGCGGCGCGGCGTGGCGCGACGGGACGGCGTTCTACTATGCGCTCCACGCCGAGCGCCTGGCGAGCGACGCGGGCATCTGGCTCCGCGACGCCCTGCCGCTCGGCACGCTGCGCGGGCTCACCTTCGGCACGTGGGCCATGCAGCTCGCCATCCCGGCGCTGCTCTTCGTCCCGGCGCTCTTCCGCTGGACGCGCGGGGCCGCCGCCGCGCTGATGGTCCTGCACGGGCTGATCCTCGGGGTCTTCTTCGATCTCGGGCTGTTCGGCTGGGCGCTCGCCGCCGCGGCGCCGATGGTGCTCCCCGGCGAGCTCTGGGACGCGTACGAGCGCTCCTGGAGCGAGGGGCGCGCGCGCACGCTCGTGTACGACGCCGATTGCGGCGTCTGCCTCCTCTTGGCGCGCCTCGTCAAGCGGCTCGATCTGCGCGAGCACCTGACGTTCCAGGGCAATGTCGCGCTCGACGAGCTCTACGTCCGCAACCAGACCGGCGCCACGGAGCGCGTGCCGATGCCGAAGGAGGTCACGCCGGAGCTCGTGGATCGGACGGCGCTCGCGATCGACCGGAAGGGTCGCGTCTACACGCGAGGCGGCGCGGTGACCGAGGGGCTCCTGGCGTTGCCGCTCGGCTGGCTCGCCTGGCCGCTCAAGCTGCCGGGCGTCTCGCACCTCTTGAACGCGCTCTACGATGTGGTCGCGGCCCGCAGGCACCGCATCAGCGAGCTCCTCGGGCGGCATGCGTGCGGGATCCCGCTGCCCGACGAGGGCGAAGCGGACGGCGGCGACGCGGGCCCCGCTCCGGACGGCCCTGCGCCGGCGCCTGCGCCGGCGGTGCGGACGGCGCGGCTCGCGCTGGGGTCGCTGCGGGAGGCGGCGGTGCTCGTGGTGCTCGCCGCGGTGCTGGCGCAGACGGCGAAGGAGAACCCGCTGCCCGGCGCTGCGGCCGTCCCGCAGGGGGCGGTGCTCGCGGGCGTGGCGTCGTGGCCGCGCATGCTGGCGCGGTGGAACGTGATGGCGCCCGAGCCGCCGCGGGACAACGCGATGATGGTGATCGACGGCCAGACGCGCGCGTCGGAGCCGATCGATCCGCTGACCGGGGAGGAGCCGCGGCTCCAGCCTGCCGGGAACCCCGGGGCGCGGCTCGGCCAGCTCTGGTCCGATTACCTCGATCGCATCCGGCAGCCGGAGTGGTCCGATTACCAGCGCGCCTTCCGCGACTACCTCGCGAAGGGCGGGCCCAAGACGTCAGGAACGGGGCGCGAGGCGTCGCTGTCGGGCTTCGACGCGTACTGGGTCTCGGCGCCGATCCCCGCGCCGGGCGAGCCCGCGCCGACCAGCTTCGAGCGCGACAAGCTGTTCTCGCACTCGCGGGGTGGCACCGGAAAGCTGGGCGAGGGGGGCCTACCCTTCGCGCCGAGCCTCCGCCGGCACGGCAAGCCGAACTGA
- a CDS encoding ABC transporter substrate-binding protein produces the protein MKTGLMPRRIFFLSALMLSAGAAAGCSSKEKAEAARGAPEGSAASAPTPAAKGASMVTISREQQASWVRSFNPLLAEGSVRFPTLAGIYEPMLIFNTMKGEYTPWLATKYAWSDGNKRLTFTTRSGVQWSDGQAFSAKDVAFTFELLKKHPALDLSGVWKFVESVKATDDTTVEFALKRPYVPGLSYIGHQPIVPEHKWKDVADPVTYANETPVATGPFTEIKTFQNQVYELGKNPNYWQKGKPAVDGLRFPAYPGNDQVNMAIINGEVDWAGAFVPEIEKVYVAKDPANHHYWFPLVGGMATLYPNSTKKPFDDVRVRKAISMGIDRAQIVKIASNDYTQPADATGLDDSYERWRNPKAVAAGDWVKLDVARAKQLLDEAGYTPGPDGIRVKDGEPMRFEINVVTGWSDWVRAVQIMTQNLKQLGIDASLKAYDFSAFFEALQKGTFDMSMGWTTVEPTPYNYYRDLMSAELVKPVGEASARNWHRYGDKEADKLFQQFEAATESAEQKRILDEVQLLYAQNAPVIPLFKNPSWGEYSTKRFTGFPTKENPYAKLSPNNPPEYLLVLTELRPR, from the coding sequence ATGAAGACTGGACTTATGCCGCGTCGCATCTTCTTTCTATCGGCGCTGATGCTTTCCGCCGGCGCCGCCGCCGGTTGCTCTTCCAAGGAGAAAGCCGAGGCGGCGCGTGGCGCTCCGGAGGGGTCGGCGGCGTCCGCGCCGACGCCTGCGGCGAAGGGCGCCTCGATGGTCACGATATCGAGGGAGCAGCAGGCCTCCTGGGTGCGGAGCTTCAACCCCCTGCTCGCCGAGGGGAGCGTGCGATTCCCGACGCTCGCCGGCATCTACGAGCCGATGCTCATCTTCAACACGATGAAGGGCGAGTACACGCCGTGGCTCGCCACGAAATACGCGTGGAGCGATGGGAACAAGAGGCTCACCTTCACGACGCGCTCCGGCGTCCAGTGGTCGGATGGACAGGCGTTCTCGGCGAAGGACGTGGCTTTCACGTTCGAGCTCCTGAAGAAGCACCCCGCGCTCGACCTCTCGGGGGTGTGGAAGTTCGTCGAGTCCGTGAAGGCGACGGACGACACGACGGTCGAGTTCGCGTTGAAGCGGCCGTACGTCCCGGGGCTCAGCTACATCGGCCACCAGCCGATCGTGCCGGAGCACAAGTGGAAGGACGTCGCCGATCCGGTCACGTACGCGAACGAGACCCCCGTGGCGACAGGGCCGTTCACCGAGATCAAGACCTTTCAGAACCAGGTGTACGAGCTCGGCAAGAACCCGAACTACTGGCAGAAGGGGAAGCCCGCCGTCGATGGGCTGCGCTTCCCGGCGTACCCGGGCAACGACCAGGTCAATATGGCGATCATCAACGGCGAGGTCGACTGGGCGGGCGCGTTCGTCCCCGAGATCGAGAAGGTCTATGTCGCCAAGGACCCGGCGAACCACCATTACTGGTTCCCGCTCGTCGGCGGCATGGCCACGCTCTACCCGAACAGCACGAAGAAGCCGTTCGACGACGTGCGCGTGCGCAAGGCGATCAGCATGGGCATCGATCGGGCGCAGATCGTGAAGATCGCGTCCAACGACTACACCCAGCCGGCGGACGCGACAGGGCTCGACGACTCCTACGAGCGCTGGCGCAACCCGAAGGCCGTGGCGGCGGGCGACTGGGTGAAGCTCGACGTGGCGAGGGCGAAGCAGCTCCTCGACGAGGCCGGGTACACGCCGGGCCCGGACGGGATCCGGGTGAAGGACGGCGAGCCGATGCGCTTCGAGATCAACGTCGTCACCGGCTGGTCCGACTGGGTCCGCGCGGTCCAGATCATGACGCAGAACCTCAAGCAGCTCGGCATCGACGCCTCGCTCAAGGCGTACGATTTCAGCGCGTTCTTCGAGGCGCTCCAGAAGGGCACGTTCGACATGTCGATGGGGTGGACCACCGTCGAGCCGACGCCCTACAACTACTACCGGGATCTCATGTCGGCGGAGCTCGTGAAGCCCGTCGGCGAGGCGAGCGCGCGCAACTGGCACCGCTACGGCGACAAGGAGGCCGACAAGCTGTTCCAGCAGTTCGAGGCAGCGACGGAGTCAGCCGAGCAGAAGCGCATCCTCGACGAGGTGCAGCTGCTCTACGCGCAGAACGCGCCGGTGATCCCGCTCTTCAAGAACCCGTCCTGGGGCGAGTACAGCACGAAGCGCTTCACCGGCTTTCCCACCAAGGAGAACCCGTACGCCAAGCTGTCGCCGAACAACCCGCCGGAGTACCTGCTCGTCCTCACCGAGCTCAGGCCGAGATGA